One window of the Lycorma delicatula isolate Av1 chromosome 3, ASM4794821v1, whole genome shotgun sequence genome contains the following:
- the LOC142321175 gene encoding uncharacterized protein LOC142321175, giving the protein MIPENVGTKKSKEHRTISLISHAAKIILRVTKRRLITKMEENGREEQFGFRKGKGTRDAAGLIRIIGKRCFDGGRGLNLNFIDMEKAFEKLQWVNLFEILKENRIDWKDMKLIREL; this is encoded by the coding sequence atgataccTGAAAATGTTGGAACCAAAAAATCTAAAGAACATAGAACTATCAGCTTAATATCACATGCTGCAAAAATAATTCTTAGAGTTACGAAAAGAAGGTTGATTACAAAAATGGAGGAGAATGGTAGAGAAGAACAGTTtggattcagaaaaggaaaaggaaCAAGGGATGCTGCAGGACTGATCAGAATAATTGGAAAGAGATGTTTTGATGGAGGAAGAGGATTGAACTTGAATTTTATAGATATGGAAAAGGCATTTGAGAAACTACAGTGGGTAAACTTATTtgagattctgaaagaaaatagaaTTGACTGGAAAGATATGAAACTTATCAGAGAATTGTAG